One Setaria viridis chromosome 7, Setaria_viridis_v4.0, whole genome shotgun sequence genomic region harbors:
- the LOC117865956 gene encoding endoglucanase 12: protein MYSANHWGGSFEIATDGASEDDDSRNMDLDPGALQSPRQLRHELDETQQGWLLGPPAKKKNRHVDLGCVVVKRKVLWWAFWGLVSGFVLVGLPVIISKSIPRKTPRPPPPDQYAEALHKALLFFNAQKSGRLPRSNGIPWRGNSGLKDGSDAKDVKGGLVGGYYDAGDNIKFHFPMAFSMTLLSWSVIEYSAKYKAVGEYDHVRELIKWGTDYLLRTFNSSASSIGHVYAQVGAAKVKGRTPDDHYCWNRPEDMAYPRPSLSVSSAPDLGGEIAAALAAASIAFRDDDAYSKKLAHGAATMYEFATRDSSNNQQQATYSSHRPEIEPFYNSTSYRDEHVWGAAWMYYATGNASYVAAATRPGLAEDANAFDDIPDLSVFSWDNKLPGAGMLLSRLLMFLNPGYPYEPSLAGYKRATDLDMCRCLRRFAAFNFTRGGLALFNHGGGQPLQYAVANSFLAALYADYLEAINVPGWYCGPNFVPADDLRAFARSQLNYILGDNPRKMSYVVGYGERYPRHVHHRGASTPRNGVKYSCTGGYRWRDTKKGDPNVLTGAMVGGPDRRDRFNDSRMAFGQTEPTLAGNAGLVAALLAVTSSGRGVGVGAVDKNSMFSAVPPLFPATPPPPPVWKP from the exons ATGTATTCAGCGAACCACTGGGGCGGGTCGTTCGAGATCGCCACCGACGGGGCGTCGGAGGACGACGACAGCCGGAACATGGACCTCGACCCCGGCGCGCTGCAGTCTCCGCGGCAGCTCCGCCACGAGCTGGACGAGACGCAGCAGGGCTGGCTGCTGGGCCCGCCGGCCAAGAAGAAGAACCGGCACGTCGACCTCGGCTGCGTCGTCGTCAAGCGCAAGGTCCTGTGGTGGGCGTTCTGGGGCCTCGTCTCCGGCTTCGTCCTCGTCGGCCTCCCCGTCATCATCTCCAAGTCCATCCCCCGCAAGACtcctcgcccaccgccgccggatcAGTACGCCGAGGCGCTGCACAAGGCGCTCCTCTTCTTCAACGCCCAGAAAT CCGGCCGGCTTCCGAGAAGCAACGGCATCCCGTGGCGCGGGAACTCCGGCCTGAAGGACGGCTCCGACGCCAAGGACGTGAAGggcggcctcgtcggcggctaCTACGACGCCGGCGACAACATCAAGTTCCACTTCCCGATGGCCTTCTCCATGACGCTGCTGAGCTGGTCGGTGATCGAGTACAGCGCCAAGTACAAGGCCGTCGGGGAGTATGACCATGTCCGGGAGCTCATCAAGTGGGGCACGGACTACCTGCTCCGCACCTTCAACTCCTCCGCTTccagcatcggccatgtctacGCTCAG GTGGGTGCTGCAAAGGTCAAGGGCAGGACGCCGGACGACCACTACTGCTGGAACCGGCCGGAGGACATGGCGTACCCTCGCCCCTCCCTGTCGGTGAGCTCGGCCCCCGACCTCGGCGGCGAGATCGCCGCGGCCCTGGCGGCCGCCTCAATCGCGTTCCGCGACGACGACGCCTACTCCAAGAAGCTCGCCCACGGCGCGGCCACCATGTACGAGTTCGCCACCCGCGACTCGAGCAACAACCAGCAGCAAGCCACCTACTCCAGCCATCGGCCGGAGATCGAGCCCTTCTACAACTCCACCAGCTACCGGGACGAGCACGTCTGGGGCGCAGCGTGGATGTACTACGCCACCGGCAACGCCAgctacgtcgccgccgccacccgcccggGGCTCGCGGAAGACGCCAACGCCTTCGATGACATCCCCGACCTCTCCGTGTTCAGCTGGGACAACAAGCTCCCCGGCGCCGGCATGCTCCTGTCGCGGTTGCTCATGTTCCTCAACCCCGGGTACCCCTACGAGCCGTCGCTCGCCGGCTACAAAAGGGCCACCGACCTGGACATGTGCAGGTGCCTCCGGCGCTTCGCCGCCTTCAACTTCACCAGGGGCGGGCTCGCGCTCTTCAACCACGGCGGGGGCCAGCCGCTGCAGTACGCCGTCGCCAACTCCTTCCTCGCCGCGCTCTACGCCGACTATCTGGAGGCCATCAACGTCCCCGGCTGGTACTGCGGCCCTAACTTCGTGCCCGCCGACGACCTCCGCGCGTTCGCCAGGTCTCAGCTCAACTACATTCTTGGGGACAACCCGAGGAAGATGAGCTACGTGGTGGGGTACGGCGAGAGGTACCCGCGGCACGTGCACCACCGGGGCGCGTCGACGCCGCGCAACGGCGTCAAGTACTCGTGCACCGGCGGGTACAGGTGGCGGGACACCAAGAAGGGGGACCCGAACGTGCTCACGGGCGCGATGGTGGGCGGGCCGGACCGCAGGGACAGGTTCAACGACTCGCGCATGGCGTTCGGGCAGACCGAGCCGACGCTGGCGGGCAACGCCGGGCTCGTGGCCGCGCTGTTGGCCGTCACCagcagcggccgcggcgtcggcgtcggcgccgtcgaTAAGAACAGCATGTTCTCCGCCGTGCCGCCGTTGTtcccggccacgccgccgccgccgcccgtgtggAAGCCGTGA
- the LOC117862538 gene encoding ubiquitin-like-conjugating enzyme ATG10, with the protein MGGSPVGDGTLSLDGFNASATALVKRWKEIEVDDSLPDWTWKPCSNLGVPSQVEGYLALEGVYRDCGGSQIEEEDSSDGADVGYDTWVQSSSDNIHVYDFHVVYSHSYKVPVLYFQGHRSDGQLLTTDEIKQDLPSNSLKVLSESKWTFITREEHPHLSRPWFTLHPCATGDWMKLLLEESKVAYEEQSPRYLSAWLSVVGQAVGLKIPLELHCKS; encoded by the exons ATGGGAGGCTCCCCTGTTGGGGATGGGACTCTGTCCCTGGACGGCTTCAACGCCTCCGCGACGGCGCTGGTGAAGAGGTGGAAGGAGATCGAGGTCGACGATTCCCTCCCTGACTGGACATGGAAGCCCTGCAGTAATTTGGGGGTGCCGTCCCAG GTAGAGGGGTATCTGGCGCTGGAAGGAGTGTACCGCGATTGTGGAGGGAGCCAG ATTGAGGAGGAGGACAGTTCTGACGGTGCAGACGTTGGGTATGATACTTGG GTCCAGAGCTCTAGTGATAATATTCACGTTTATGATTTCCATGTTGTCTATAGCCACTCTTACAAGGTTCCGGTGCTATACTTTCAGGGTCATCGCTCTG ATGGGCAGCTGCTAACAACAGATGAGATAAAACAAGACCTTCCTTCCAACTCTCTTAAAGTATTAAGCGAGTCAAAGTGGACGTTTATTACTCGAGAG GAGCACCCCCACTTAAGCAGGCCATGGTTCACCTTGCACCCCTGTGCAACCGGTGATTGGATGAAGCTACTTCTTGAAGAAAGTAAAGTGGCGTATGAGGAACAATCACCGCGATATCTATCGGCATGGTTATCTGTGGTTGGCCAGGCGGTTGGACTGAAAATCCCTCTTGAGCTTCATTGCAAGTCATAG